Below is a genomic region from Sorghum bicolor cultivar BTx623 chromosome 9, Sorghum_bicolor_NCBIv3, whole genome shotgun sequence.
TGCAGATCTCAAGGCGTTGCTTCCAGGGCAGAGGTGACCTGTTGGTGCTGTAGAGTTGCTCCTGAAGGGTACCATGAGCCATGTAATCATAAACTAGGATCATCTCATTGTTCTGTTCACAGTATCCAATAAGAGATACAAGGTGGCGGTGACGAAGCATGGACAGTATTCCAATCTCATTCCGGAACTCACGTAGGCCCTGCTGGGACAGTGGATTGCCACGCTTGATCGCCACCTGAACACCACAATCTATCTTTCCACGATACACATTCCCAAAACCACCCTTGCCAAGGAGAAAAGTTTCATCGAAGTTATTAGTGGCTGCCTGGATTTGCTTGAAGGTGAAGTGGTGGCACATAACTGATGGTAGATTGTAGCCCTCAACTTGAGGAGTCAAGCCGGTCCTTATTCTATAATTCCTTGCTCTCTCTTTCCATCTGCCAATGATGTACTTGCCAAAACAGGTCAACAACAGAAGAGCAAAAACACCAACAGTTCCAGCTATGGCTGCTGGGACAGCACCCTTCGAGTTCCTTTTTCTTGCACCTGCAGGCTTGTCATTATTAGGTTCCACTTGATCaggtggtgatggtggtggtggaaggGGTGACTGGAGTGCAGCAAGGCTGTTATCTCGATAATTATGTAGCTTAAAGACCTCAAGACCATTCAGTATTGCATCAAAATACTCTGGCCTCGTCGAAAGATCAGGGTGAAGGGCAACCCACAGGTCCTTCTGACCAGTACTAGTAGTGATGATAGCATAGTCTGTGTACGCTGTTCTGCCGATTCCTCCACTCCATGCAATGACATCCATTTCCTCCTGTGCTGTCTGGTTATTGATGTAGATAAAGAATGACCTCTGGTTAACCTTAGTTATCGGGTACTGGTTCTCACAGAAATGGAGCCTTAGGAGGTAATAGAACCCAGCATCAATTGGTAAAATCCATGTAAGATTATACTTCAGGTTGACTTGTGGATCTTGTCCCATTGACCGAGCAGTTAAATAGACATCAACTGGTGCAGTGTAGTTTGGTACACTGGGCATATAGGTGACAGTAATATTGTGGTCCATCACAGGGCAAACTGAAGGAGCATCATTATATAAGTAAGGATCGTCCTCGTACCATGTACGGTAAAAGTCAATATCATCATGTGGAGAGATGTCTGGCCCCCCTACATTAAGCCGGTACATTGTTTGGAACCCTGTTGCAGGATCAATAGGGAATAGATCAGGGTTTCCACCATTGGCTAGTGTTGGTATTGTTGTTGTGAAAAGGTCAGGTGTGGGCACGATTTCAATCCCATTCACAAATGCATAAGATCCATTATGGTGGGTAGATGGGCTGAAGGAGAGTAGTAGTTTACGTGAAGTAACATTTAAGGAGTATTCACGAAAGAAGCTGTCTTTAGCTGTCAAAGAAGTTTGGGTAGCATAGAAGTTGTCTAAAATGACCAAATTGCTCGCTGTGACACCAAAGTAGGCATTTGAAGGAGCATAGATGCCATGAGTGGTAGGATAGTGGAAGTAGAGGCGCACAAACATGCGTCCTGGACTAACAGGGAATGAATAAGTGTAATTTGAAGTGAAGATCCGAGCAGTCATATAAGGAACAACAGTGGTGGTAAAAGGGTCTAAAGCAATTGAAGAGCCTTCCAGTGATGGTGCAAACTCGGAATCTATGTCACTATGCCATATTCGACCATCAGGACCAACATCTGTTGGTTTGGAGGCTCCACAAGCTAGTCGGATTTGGCcagagccgatggagctgttaTCAGCCTCTATGGTGATCGACAAGATGCATAACAGTGCGAGGCATATGAGGGTAACTAGTAGCAAGATACGGCACACCATTGCAGTGGTCGTCGGTGTCTTAAGAATAAAGTTTGTCTGAGGACCTCTTTATATCAGTTTTGCTGTAAGATAGCTCTAGGAAGAACTGCATCACACCACAGAATTAGAGCTTTCCATCTGGTGTTGTAGGCAAGAAAGAATCAGAGAAAGTGAATGGCGGCTGGGATAGTAGTTTTCTAGCCTTTGTTCCGTCACCAAGGTGGATTCAGATTTTTCAAGTTATACCTGCAATAAGATAAGAACAATATGAAGAAAGTATATTGATTTTTTTGGCAAGAACAATTAAAAGACGATGAAAAGTAATACTTTGGTCTAAAATATACAAATGGCACAAAAGTTAGCTGGGGAACAAAACTACTTTTTATATTCTGGAAAAGAGATGGGATCCTTCCAAATTTTTAAGTTTCAGGCCACATATAGATTAGAAGAActgttataaaatatatttggtAATAAATCTAATAACATTTATTTTGCTATCCTAAATATTTAGCATTTTAAATTTGGGATAGTTTAACTTAGGATAATTTGTTAAGACCTCTCGAGATTTTTTACGTGAATCATGCATGAATTAGTTCATTTATAGGAGAAGAAAAGTATGAATTTTATAGGGATCATGAAAGAATTTTACATGAATCAGTTCAATTCTATTGGAAAAATATATGAACGTGAAACTGTTCTCGCGTTCCAAACATACATCCCCGTGTTTCTAAGGGCAACCACAGCACAGGCTAACAGTGATGTTAGCTTCATAACAAGGTGAGAAGCCACATAGATATATGAGTATTGGAACCACCTATCTCAATCGCATGCTATTCATAGTCATGTTAGGCCTTTTTCCAATGTTGCTTTTTTTCCTAGTTGCTCTAAGTGCCATGTAGGATCAGATAAAAAATATAGATGCGCTACACTTGTTATAGTGATTTGCAAAAGCTACATATGTTTAGGGAGAGAGAAAGTGGTCCATGgtaaaaaaaagaggaaaagaAAATTTGTATTGTGTGAGTAGTATTCTTAACATTTCTGTGCAAATCACAAGTAGTGATAATTTGTATTGTGTGAGTAGTATTCTTAACATTTCCTAATCTATGTGAATCATTTTATTTTACTAAAAccatttagggggtgtttggtttgccCTGTTAAACTTTACCGCCCGTCAtggaatgtttggacacatgcatggagtactaaatatagactatttacgaaactaaaaacacagcttagagtaatttgagagacgaatcttttaagtctaattagtccatgattggataataattgtcaaataagacgAAACTGCTACATTAACTGTTAAACTTTACTACctaaaccaaacacccccttagagTGTTAGCCTCCATTGATGGTGCCCTTATCAGTTTGCAGATTTTGGTGTAGCCTTTGCCATGCACTCGCACTGGCTtaaactttggtcaaagcaatcatctattaCCTCAAGCTACTATGACACCTTGCAAAGCCTCTACCGAGCTGATGTGAACGTTCGTTGTAAACCTAAAGGTTAAGACTACTAGCCAACCTCAAGCATTCGGGAAATCCTAAGGTTTCTTAGTTATTATGGGATGAAAAGACTATGGTCTTAAAAAAGTATGGCATATACTTGTAATAACAATCAATCTTTATAGAGTCTGAATTACGTAAGGAAATAGAAACGTTCTAATTTCACTACTTAAATAATATTGACGAGATAGAAAGCAATAGAGGAAAGAATACGATTTGATGAGGAAACAAGGAGTTTCTGTGAATCGCACTGCCCAAATAATAGAACATTAACAAAAAAATAGTAGCAGGATTtgcatagaaacaaaaatattattggGATTGACAGCACACGAGGCAGAATAAAGATATATACCAATCAAAATAGAtgcaagtatatatatatatacatatatatatatatatacatatatatatatatatatacatacatatatatatatatatatatatatatatatatatatatatatatatatatatatatatatatatatatatatatatatatatatatatatatatatatataaatcgtCAAATCATATCCATAAGAATGCGAGAGTTTCCTCAAAAAATAAGAATGCGAGAGTTTCCTCAAAAAATAAGAATGCGAGAGAGAAAACGATTACAGAACACCATGAAATAAAAAAACATTACAGAAAACGATGCAATAACAGGCTAAAGATTAAAAGTTACGTCATAAGAACGTACTCATAGAGTAGCTAGCGTGCAGGTGAGAGCAACTCTTGTCAAAATCAAAATAGGTAGAGCAATGAACAGGGGAGGCTCTGCGGAAGATATTGGATGTTGAATTTTATGGAAAAGTCCCTTTTGtattattatattttcataCTTTCGTGCCGGCTTTAGACATATAAGTCCTGTTTGTATCGGCTTTTATCCTGCTTCTACCAGCGAAAAGTCAACCTAGCTGTTGAGCTAGCGTTTGAAAAGCTACAAAACTAGCTTTTGAGGAAATAAAGCAAAAGCCGGAAAAACATATTCGGACTCCTTAGAAGTTTTTCTAGCTTTTAATGTACTATAAGAAActtaatttattatgaaaatagaaaaaaaacaaCAACCATAAGTCAAAAGCAAAAAAAAGCCAGCTTAACCAAAAGCCCAAAATTTAGGGGGTGCTTGGAACTACTTAGTGCCACGTTTATCAGTTCCGCTCCATATTCTTTAGCCAAATAATTTTAGCTCCATGCACtctattcgagaaaaaaagtaTGAGAGCATCTAAGAAGTGCTCTACAAACTCTAGTTTTTTGTGAAACAACTCCATGGTGAAGTTTGTGGAATATAGTTTATGAAAGCAGTCCTAAACACCCTCTTACATCTCAAACAAATAGGTGAGATGATGAGTGTGAAGACTGACAGTCACGAACTAATCCTATTTTGAAATATTTGTTATAACAAGGTTCACCTAGACTATTTCCGGTATACTAGTGATTGTTGAGTCAACAAATGAGAGCTACTCCTTCTATCATgtaatataatatattttagcattcaaaatttattcTCAAATATAATGCATTCTAAGTATAAAAACCAGTtttgttaatattttttatttatcaaCTAATTACCATTAATCATATTGATGATAGGgactaattaaaaaataaaatgagGGTACATACGTTTTTTATAATCTCTTAAAATTTCTAAATGCACTATATTATAGGACAAAGAGTATATAGATCAGGGGCGGATCTACAGTAGTAGCATGGGGGTACAGCTgtcttcccaaaattttttgaaaaacatCTAGTATATATACCCTTTGataacatatacatatataatatattgTTATATATAATTGCTAGTCTGCTCAGCCTATACAACAGCCTCAACACTCTACATTCATAACTATTTTATCATCGTTTAGTAATCTAATTATGTTATGTCCATGTTGATAAACTATATTATTTGTATCCGTACCTCTATAATTAAAATCCTAAATCCGCCACTGATATAGATGCATCTCCTTATTAATGAAAGACCCTGAAACTGTGAAACATATGGCAACTCCCAGTCATCTATAGTATTTTCAGTACAGTAAATTAGGATTTGATGCTTTTTTGTTCATAATATAGCTGTTATGTGTGGACTATTGGCTGTCTGAAGTCGCAGTCTAACCAGTGTGCACGATGATGAATTGATGATGCCTTGCCCGCGAGGAAACGGACATGTTCCTGGCCATCATGCAAGCGTTCCGTTCATCCACGATCCGCTGGCCGCTGCACCAAACCCACGGGCGTTTTGAATGGTTGTGGATCAACACCTGCTAGGTCCGTTCTTTTCTACTGATGCTAtacaaaagatatatatttttttttaaaaaaaaagactcCCTAATTAAcatgaatggatatttttgaatGTCACCTCTATAAAAAACAAGAGTAGCAAAATAGTAATTGACTGCCATCAAAACGTCTACCAGTTTTAATTCTATTGTGCCTCTGGAGTCAGAAACAATCAACAAAGCTATCTGCAGTAAAAACTGGGACATAACAAAAAGGTAAACAATATCGTAATTTTATGAGATTTAAATTATCCTTCTAGAGAAACACAACAGTATTGATTTCATCATTAGTATTATAGGAACATACAAAGTTGATCCAATACAATATGAGATGGCATATAGTGAAAGTGACGACTTAGCAAAGCTTTCGTATTTTGCAAATAAAAATTAACA
It encodes:
- the LOC8067352 gene encoding receptor-like protein kinase FERONIA, with product MVCRILLLVTLICLALLCILSITIEADNSSIGSGQIRLACGASKPTDVGPDGRIWHSDIDSEFAPSLEGSSIALDPFTTTVVPYMTARIFTSNYTYSFPVSPGRMFVRLYFHYPTTHGIYAPSNAYFGVTASNLVILDNFYATQTSLTAKDSFFREYSLNVTSRKLLLSFSPSTHHNGSYAFVNGIEIVPTPDLFTTTIPTLANGGNPDLFPIDPATGFQTMYRLNVGGPDISPHDDIDFYRTWYEDDPYLYNDAPSVCPVMDHNITVTYMPSVPNYTAPVDVYLTARSMGQDPQVNLKYNLTWILPIDAGFYYLLRLHFCENQYPITKVNQRSFFIYINNQTAQEEMDVIAWSGGIGRTAYTDYAIITTSTGQKDLWVALHPDLSTRPEYFDAILNGLEVFKLHNYRDNSLAALQSPLPPPPSPPDQVEPNNDKPAGARKRNSKGAVPAAIAGTVGVFALLLLTCFGKYIIGRWKERARNYRIRTGLTPQVEGYNLPSVMCHHFTFKQIQAATNNFDETFLLGKGGFGNVYRGKIDCGVQVAIKRGNPLSQQGLREFRNEIGILSMLRHRHLVSLIGYCEQNNEMILVYDYMAHGTLQEQLYSTNRSPLPWKQRLEICIGAARGLHYLHTGANQAIIHRDVKTANILLDDKFVAKVADFGLSKGSLDVDDTHVSTAVKGTFGYLDPEYFRSKRLTRKSDVYAFGVVLFEVLCARPVINIQLPEEQVSLHDWALSCQKNGMLSEIIDPHLQGKITPECFRKFTETAEQCVAHRSIDRPSMGDVLSNLQVALQLQERTGVNSSNGEAPLSLAAGPLTNSTMSITGQGIVFSNIIHTEGR